TAATGAACACGTATCTCATTTTATAATCTTGAGCTAACGTCCTCGAAGAAGTTGGCTGGTATGCCTTCGGGTTGTGTAGCCTCGAAAATATATTTAGGAGAATTATGCAATATGTGTTTAGAATACATATTGTGTGGCCGAAGTTTAgataatttgtatttttggattctttgatattttcaaTCTCTTCCAATCCTACTTTATCCATCATCTGTCTCTCTTAACGGTAACGGTATCGAGTTTTATCCTCCATGCTCGCCAAGTTTCCCATTTAATGCATTATTGGGacgaagattttttttaatgcataaTTTTCGTTTTAcgatataatttttattacaaaaggTAAGACAtcttagaaaatttaataatattttataagcaaaaatattatataatattccaCGGagtccatttttaaaatttaaaattttaatatttcaatgtaatttttaatttaaatattatagtcATACTATAacatgtaaataataatatttataaaaagtcccaaatttaattttgtttttaatgtaaataatttctattttcaagCTAACCCGATAAAACATCCtaatatattcaataatatttcataattaaaaatataatacttTGGCggataatataaattttaaaatattaaattttggtagatcaatataattttaaaaaaaattaaatttcaatattcaatattataaatagaaatgaaaataatattcaattaattttaaaattaccacatgaaaaatattttttgaattaaaatgtaaataaataaggatggaattaaaatattcaatgaGATAAAGCCTCataagtaaaaagaaaatatgttgagtgaaaatttaaatatttaaacttttatgtaaattttaattttttttttagaaaaagtaattggttaaaatattatattttgaattaatggatcaaatattcaaatttgttattgttaaaaaaatcgaatattaaaaatatttatttaagaaaaacaaatatattataaataaaagcgAGAAAACAATGCATAAATTAGATATAAGATTATATTTTCCGTACACGTCAGCTAGGGTTTCTTCTCAATGTCTCCCCTATAAATACTCACTTCTTCTTCGTCCTCTGGTTCTTCAGAAAGCATTTGCCGCTTGCGAGGATTTTCGAAGGCTTAACGAGCTCTTAAGATTTCAATCTCTTAGGCAATCCAAGCATGGGGCATTCTAACGTCTGGAACTCGCACCCTAAGAGCTATGGTCCCGGCTCCCGCACCTGgtaacttgttttttttttgtttgttcccTCTGTTTTGTATTTGAGATGATTCCGATGTGATCTAGTCAAATTTTCTATCCTGTGATTGGAGAtctcatatttttcttgaatatcATGGCTATATATTTAGATTAGAGAGTCGAAAGTCGGGAGTCTTGTTAATTTGACGTGGTATTTTGACTAGGAGGCAAAATTATGTgattggttttgatttttgttcttgacaTAGTTCATAAAGTAAtgattttatgtttctttgaTAAATGGAAGCAAGCGTAACGGTTGATTGTGTTGATTTTCTTCTATCGATCTGTTGAAGTCTAActttatcaattatttttctccCGATAAGTTCACATTCTTCGGAAGATTCATTCTTCTATTGATTTGGGTATCCGCATCTCTATATATTCGTGCTGAAAATATTGTGTTCTATTGGCTATTATGAGCAAATAACTGAAGTAATAGCAAAATAGTTCCCGTGTGTATCTCCATTTGTTTGTATAGTTTGTCTAAATTGATTAGGTATGAAATCCTCGTTTTCTTTGGATATTAGCACATTGGTGAATTTCCCTATGAATCCCCGATTAAGCCAATGTTCTTATTATCTTTCGTTTAATTTGTTATGGGATTAGGATCATAGCTAAACATTGGGAGTCCTTAGTAATTAGTCACTAGTAACATTTGTGGCTGTTGGGTGAACTTTGGTGAATGAAAGAATTCTTGAGATGCTGTAATACTTCCATTGttgagtatatatatatatatatatatatatatatatatatatatatatatatagatgcTTTTGGTTGTTAACATTTATCCagtaatatgatatgaaggtctttttctgtttgaattaaattttttctatgTCTAATCTTTATTGAAGCCGGGTTTGCGGAAACCCTCATGGGTTGATCAGAAAGTACGGGCTTATGTGCTGCAGACAATGCTTCCGCAGCAACGCCAAGGAAATTGGGTTCATCAAGGTAAGGTTTTCTGAGTTCATGACTGATTTGATCATATTGGTTATTTTGATCTATACATCCAAAAGTTTTTCAATGTCTTGATCTGTTGAACCTCAACTCTTCTTGCAGTACCGCTAAATGGCCTAGTTTTCTCAGTTCCATTAAGGGTCGATGGAGGGAATATGGTTGCAgctttttcatatatatatatataagaaggAACCTTGAATTTTGATTCTGTCTCTAGttagttcattttttttttctggaatCTTCAGTTGATTGTTGAACTTAGACTACAACAAtgtttattgattttgaagatttaaGTTAGTGTTTTTCATTCAGCACCGCATTCTTCTCTGcttcctttttcttaattctttcCGAATGATAATATTGCGTTTTTGTTGGAGTATGGATTGTAGTGCTGATTAAGTTAATGTCCAAGGGCtagcttaagttgttgtcaATAGTTTTAGGTGCACACAAATTCATTTGGGCACTGAtgaatatcaaataatttatagcTCAAGCCACATGCTTTGCACTACTAGTGTTGCTGGTAAATTACACACTTTATGCACGACTGCTAATATAAAGAATTAATTGTGTTAAATAAAGTAAAGGCTGggcttatttttcattttggaaTTCTACACCTCTTTATGGaagagaatgttttgttctcttctttaattgatgtgagatttcataatCTAATTTTTGGGGTCTAGTGTTCTCGCACTCGTTCCTttttccaattgatgtgggatctccaaTCTACATGTTTCGTCCTCGTCtctaattgatatttaattgatGTGGGGTCTTATAATCTACTACCCTCTTTAGGGCTTAACGTCTTTGTTGTCACTTGTCCTcatctccaattgatgtgggatctccaaTTCACCCATTTTAGGGTCAGTGTCCTTGCCGACACACCGTGTCTATCTCTAACCAACTATAACGGTTCAATCTCattgctaatagatattgtcctccttgaaCTTTTCTTTCGAGTAAAATGCGATTGTGACCAACTATAACAGGTCAATCCCGCTAGTAGATATGTCCTCCTTGgatttttcaaatatcaatGTTCCCATTAGACATTAATACAATGTTACATCTAGTGTGGATTTTGTATTTACTTGTAATTTGTGAATGGTTTTGTGTGATGTGTAGTCCAACAGAGTACGATCAACAACCTTGAAGACGAGTACAATCAATGTTCCCATAGGACATTAATACAATGTTACATATTCCTTTCTTTGAGTCTTGGATTCACTATTTTCATTACATTATTTGACCCTAATAGgtcaaaatttgaacttttttactttttgtttgaaatatgACTAAATGAATTAGAGatatgtgtttgtttgttcattttaGTATATTAACGGTAAACATGGTATTCGAGTTTAAATAACACATTTGAAACTCATATTTTTAGCTATATCACTTTCCAAGCCAAAAGAATTCACAATAAGTATTTAcctcttttgtttatttacaattattataaatttatttcttacaTTGATGATGGCGCCTTCTTTCGTAGACGACTAGCGCGGATAGTTTCTCTCAAACGATGAGCAACTTCTCAACTTCTCAATTGAACGACAACAAATAGATTCTTTCAGATAGTAACAATTTTTATCATCAACGGCGACAGATGATTTTTCTTAAACAGTCATAACTTCTATCATCGATAACAACCGAGCCACTAAGAGtcaaataaagcaaaaaaattCCAATGCATATCAATGTAGACCAAAACAGAACTAGAACTGAGCCACTAAGccggagaaaaagaaaaggaacttCGTACTCTTAGACatctttttaaagtttttttttaaattaaaaaattaacaaggtagaaaatttaaattttagaagtttGGATCAATGATACATAACTAAATTAGTTCAACTATACTTAATTAactcataattttataaaagttttcaaGCCTCTCATGTATGAACCAATGGATGGGCATGTGGCAGATACCCGAGCAAAAAAAATGGTACAAAAAAATGTGATAGACATCCGAGTAAAAATAACGGTACACttagtaaaaaatgaattgACACCACATCTAAATTAGAGTAATTTTGAGAATaggataattaaaaaaaaaaattaaaagaattgaaagtagCCATCTTTACCAATTTTCCtgagatgcatgtgagtgaaaacaaaatatattgaaagaAATCATGTTAATATGTAGGGATAATCTTCTTTGTTAAGAAGTAAGAAGTATTTAATGTGAGTATGTCTCGTGAGAACGTCTGAgtcattaagaaaaaaaaattattagttttacAAAACTTCTTTTTAGAAATAAGTTTGATATTACAtgttttttatcaaataaaaaatagaaatatttagaaagtcaataattgaattataatgactagaaaaaaacaataaagtcAAATACTAAAAAGTCAAACTTTCTCaatttgaatgaagaaatggtTCAATTTTAGGTCCTTTTTAGTTGCCTTATAACAATTATTCTtaaggtttttcttttctaaataaaaaaaaaaatctaatatttgagaagagagagaaaggaatttgaaaagtGGAGGGATCTTCGGGTGGAGAAGAAGGGTCCATCGGATCCGGGTCGGACCCGAACCCACAGGCGTGAAACCAATCGGTACACACAGCCCAAATATGCTAACGACCCAATGGTGTTCATGATCCGGAACGCCACCCGCGATGCATCACCTCTCGAGAGCAACAAGTGTCACGTATGCACACGCCGACTCCTTCGGCTCACACAACGTTAATGGCTCAGCTCGACTTCGGCAGCGGCTCGATGACTCTAACAACTCAAAATGGATTATTCGGCTGGAGTTACACTATTTGATACCAAttcctacatttttttttacccttccAAAGTTAAATATGACCTTAATAAAGACAATTAAGATCCGTATAAGGTACGTTTTCtcaatttaagttaaattgaGTAAAGAAATTGGTATTACTAACGAAACAAGATGAGCGTTTTAATAGGAAACAACTCCCAACGATACTTGGAGCAACTTCGAGGGATGAAATTCAAATGTACTCGAGTTTAGGGAGAACGTCGGTTAAGGCCAACCATGTAATTGACCTTATTATCGGCTTAGTCGAAAGACTTGCCTTATGTATGACAACACATGCCTACTGGTATTGACatgtgtcatttatgctttatatgTTGTGATGCATTGGCTAAATTATAATAACGATGTATGATATTATGAtgacgttatatgatgatgatgtggtGACGATGACATGAcgatgatgatgtatgatattataatGACGTTATATggtgatgatgtgatgacgatgacatgatgatgatgatgttgtaTGCTTTATATGTTGTGACGTGCAGGCTAAATTATAATGACGTATgatattatgatgatgtaatgaCGATGACATAACAACGATGATGTATGATATTATGATTATGTTGTTTTacgatgatatgatgatgatgattatgatattatgatgacattatttgatgatgatgatgacgacaacataataatgatgatgagatAGATTAGCATGACGTTGACGTGCATGTAATGAATGTCATGATACATTACGACgatgattcattttttttgaagacacaaccctaattgaaattaatgatGATGAGCGTATGAAGACCAACACCTACATGGTTCTTAGAGTAATATATGAATGGTGTATAGGAGTGTGTCACgaatatgatttaaagatgaaaactataagaacctcatgcattttgtgtgtacaTATACAACGAGATACTtccccatttatgatgatgagtacggacgtgtacactatgatgatgatggtgatcatgCCTAGCATGACACTCAAGGGTCTGCTAACCTCCGGACGGACAATTAGTTCGACTATGATAGGTCAAGAGGGGTACGAACCGTCTGGGGATCCACACTCGCATGTGTGGGTCGTGTAAAGGAaaatactacacatccaatttttgtTCGGATCGGAAGCCACCCTTATGATGGTTTTTAAATGATACGTCCCtagatcatgagttgcatgtgtttgtttGCATTCCTTGACCCCAATATTGAGGTTACTTAGTGagtatttattttgaatactCAAGCCGTGCGCAActtctatttcaagtaaaaGCAAGGTATCACTGATGGCTTACAACGACATCGCAATTCATGACAgtattttaagatgaagttttaaatgtttaattcaaCATATGAATATAGATGACGACGACGGTAGTGACTCTagtaagtagaaatttagagTCGTTACACTAACAACAAGTTCGCttatgtaacggcccagatccaccgctagcagatattgcctctttgagctttccctttcggggaatagcgagaaggctgacagatcgtccggtgtctgactctgataccatttgtaacgacccagacccaccgctagcagatattgtcctctttggacttttcctttcgggcttcccctcaagactttaaaacgcgtctgctaggggaaggtttccacactcttataaatggtggtttgttcttctccccaaccaatgtgggacatcacaatccatcccccttcggggcccagcgtcctcactggcactccttccttccttcaatcgatgtgagaccgcccccaaatccaccccctttggggcccagcgtccttactggcacaccgcctcgtgtctactccccttcggggaatagcgagaaggctggcacatcgtccagaacctggctttgataccatttgtaacgacctagacccaccgctagcagatattgttctctttgggcttttccttgtttcctcaaagctttaaaacgcgtctgttacaggaaggtttccacacgctcataaatggtggtttgttctactctccaaccaaggtgggataTCACAACTTACTTGTTGACCTAAGTCTAAGTCAAAGTCAAAATCACTAACAAATCCCGATACAAAATAATGGTCATAATTGATATATAGTAAGAactttggttttatttttcatacccctttggatttgattgattgaaaatttgtgatggaaataattttctaattttatgtAATGTGGGGAGGGGCATGTTACCAAAAACAAGACAAATCATGTACTTGAAGAGGTTGGAGGGTAAGTTCTTGGACAAAAATTGTGAATTCTATTTTACTCGTTTCAAATCTCTGATCGTTCACTCCGAATTATTTATAGAATGACCTGATACATAGTGGAATAAAAATTAGGGATGCACGTTGTGAAAAATAATCATGATAGTGatcaaattgaattaatttatttgtgtaatagtctaagcccaccgctagtgtAATGACcataaattttcacatatccAGAGTTATCACTAACGTCTTATGCTTATCTTAAATGCGGAATATAACTCTAAAAATGCTCATCATAAATAGCGGAAACTTTAAAACTTCATAATACATTAAACTACTAGAAAACACATCGAACATACGTGTTTCAAAACGTTAGGCTGGAgttcaaaacaagataaaagcaattacaaattaaataatttaaataaatgaaatgcaaacacccTATTTTAACCTAAGattaggaattttaaatatgcaccTGCTCTATGCACGCACCACAGTCTCTAATTacgatgtcgtcgtcaaccGTATATGGATGCTTTGCCTTTACGTGAAcaacaatatggcacacgatcaagaaatactcagtaagtgacctcactataggggtcatgctaatgcaaatacatgcaatcatgatttaagGACTTATCTCTAAAGATTATAAGAGTGGTCTCCAGTCttggacaaattggatgtgtagtacttccctacacacgactcacacgtgtgagtgtgaatccccagggcgctcgcacaccccctggaaccctctggtcaagctaatttGTAGCTACGTCCgaaggtcagcggaaccccataatgtcatgcgcctcatgaacaccctcatctgtgcgcattcgcactcatcatcatacggTGTGCGtctgcactcatcatctctaggggaagtaacCCTATGCTTATGAGCACACAATAGGCATGAGGTTCCTCTAAATCCAACTATACTTCTCTTCTAACACAACCCTCtggtctcatctctttgttacactATGTAACACGTGCTCGTgaatatttacattaatatcattttcatactcttggggttgtgtcctatgttgatctaacgacatgatgcaatataacactcatcatcataaaacatgctcaacatggaaaacatcatcatattaataatatcgtcatgcatacatcataTCCATCATAAAGTCATCAAgtgcatcaaatataacatgtacgtcatgcatcgaaacataaataacatacataTAACATACACCACAACACAACatcatactcatacatcatcataattcatacaatctttagtctatcctatagtaagttcacttacttggttggccttggtCAAAGTACTCGCTAattagctaaacgtaagctcccatTCCTTGATAGCTGCTTACTACGTTGTCggagtttgtttcctatcacaccgttcgccaccttccgttagtatttcacaattaaattacCAATCActcaataaatgtgaaatacgactCTAAAACGGCCTCGATTACCTTAATCAGGGCCGAAAAGGATCTAGGAGGGTTGAAACAGTAGAGATCGGGCCGAAAACAGGTGAGCCAAGCTGAAACAGCTGTTGGGAGGCGCTGGAGGAGCCGCTAGAGGGAGGCTGAGCCGTTTAAGCCTAGCCGAGCAGAAGGAGTGCCTGCACCGCTAGATGTCACGTGGCAGCAACAGGACGTGCCACGTAGTACGGTGGCATCGGGTCGAGGCTGGTTTGGGTCGCGGGCTCGGGTTGGCTCTCGAGTCACTGACTACCGGCGTGGCTGTTGGGCTTTTGGGCCGAGAGTAATGTGTTGGACCTATCCTTTGGGCCTCGAGAATATTGGGCTGTAGGCCGGTTTGGTTGAACCACATGTTTGGTCTCGAGTTGATTCAACTGAACCGTGGGCTACTGGGCTGGATTGAGGTTTGCGCCCCTatagttgggctgggccgaaggcagaGGCTAAGGGGAAAGAAGTCGGGCTGGGCTCTCGAGTTTCAAATCCGGGTTGGCCAAGATCTGatggatctcgtcttccttacccgacttctGCGCAATTTCTagtgcattttctctctccttcccacGGCGTTTCGATGCCGATTTCGGtactctctcttctttttcttctttctttgtcgccccctctttccttcctccatgTTTTGTGGcctaaaaatacttaaaaccATAAATCTAAGGACGTTTAGGAAAACCCAATTTTTGACCTCGGTTACCGATAATGACGCGTACAAAAAAGCACAAAACGTACCTTGAGTTATTGTGCTAtcgttagggatccttctcATGATTGTAACTGAGCGTTTGGCGTCGATTTTCGGGTGGTTTGGGACTCGCcgggaaaatttgaaaactcgCAGGCGTTActtgaaatctctctctctctctctctctctctctctctctctttctctctatctatctatctttctctcatattttctctcgtattttctctcttttctctgttTGCAGGTATTCTGAGGTGTTCTGGGAGTCGTGGGTTGAAGGTTGAGCGGGGTATGGTTGTCATTTTGCGTGGGATCCGCCAAACTCGGCGGTTGTCGAAAAACTCGCGGGTTTTTTGGcgatcaagttttttttttctttttcattttctttttctttttcgagtCGCTACAGCTAGCATACGTCATCAGTCTcactgtttttaaaatgtatttgtttggaagaggtttccacacccttataataatgtttgattcttctctccaatcaacatgaaatctcacaatccacccccttgggaacccagcgttcttgctggcacactgttcagtgtctggctctaatactatttgtaatagctcaaatcTACTACTAATAGATTATGTCTGTTTTATCcggttacgtatcgtcgtcagcctcacaattttaaaacatgtatgttagggagaagttttcacactcttataaacaatgtttcgttctctctctaagagatctcacaatttgaTATTATAGTAACTTGTGACTATCGGTTTggtttgataaaatttaagattaaaaatggGTGGTCCATTTGATTTGgttcgataaaaaaaaaaaaaaaaaaaaaaaaaaaaaaaaaaaaaaaaaaaaaaaNaaattttttttttaccttttcatGTCTTCCtttaaatatacatatacaatacttatatacatatacatatacatatatataaacatatacaatatatatatatatatatatatatatatagtttcatGAACTTGCAAGGCACCCAATTTTTGGCAATATTTAGCAGCCACATTAGAGTTACATTGACTTCTCCCAAGCCTTTCCTTTAGGACAACTCCCCC
This sequence is a window from Cucurbita pepo subsp. pepo cultivar mu-cu-16 chromosome LG04, ASM280686v2, whole genome shotgun sequence. Protein-coding genes within it:
- the LOC111792571 gene encoding 40S ribosomal protein S29, encoding MGHSNVWNSHPKSYGPGSRTCRVCGNPHGLIRKYGLMCCRQCFRSNAKEIGFIKYR